One genomic region from Quercus robur chromosome 4, dhQueRobu3.1, whole genome shotgun sequence encodes:
- the LOC126721291 gene encoding uncharacterized protein LOC126721291 isoform X1, with the protein MGEHDETGSGLLPNGLLPNEAGSVMRVLGDGDSDRWSKAEERTEQLIARIQPNPPSEDRRNAVAHYVQRLIRKCFPCEVFTFGSVPLKTYLPDGDIDLTAFSKNQNMKESWAHQVRDMLENEEKNENAEFHVKEVQYIQAEVKIIKCLVENIVVDISFNQLGGLCTLCFLEEVDNLINQDHLFKRSIILIKAWCYYESRILGAHHGLISTYALETLVLYIFHVFNNSFAGPLEVLYRFLEFFSKFDWDNFCVSLWGPVPISSLPDVTAESPRKDGGELLLSKSFLDACSTAYAVLPGGQENQGQPFVSKHFNVIDPLRINNNLGRSVSKGNFFRIRSAFAFGAKRLARLLDCRKEDLFFEVNQFFLNTWDRHGSGHRPDAPRNDLSHLRLSAPDQLHVSESLRSNSSSQRNDIFSGHEAQVGGTRGSGSVSSQHGNHSLESSSRTSDVSTVSRTQSQKGYGNPNNSRVSDQIRWEISSNQGAIVDKVQRISKPDNLVNDIQGKFLFARTRSSPELTDTYGEVSSQGRRNRGLESGKSQTSARFDNSRRKNQESDIFASHGIRTEDPASVRHISSRQSLDAAADSNCGSNSYHDETGSGAMGEEFASVVGAQGMHQEEQDLVNMMASSATHNFNGQVQLPLNLASGHFPIPSSVLASMECAQRNLSGMVPTNFPQTWGINMQFPQGFSSPIAHYFPGMGLTSNPEDSIEPVNENFGSVEMSLGESDNDFWHEQDRGSTGGFELDNGNFEMLQSDDKLQSTSASHNFDPSFRIVGSSSSTRNQQKITKENQGSMRDDHVDTLQYQDNRGNEVYHDDRTSSLRSLPSATPSSVKSKTSSESSFEGSSVKVSKSTREKRGRRTAASVLPSTIVVKGKSTSEHSSTQGDDDNRDWNLLSTMGSELAERSTGAQSVAALHVTRHQVPGFESAQTSGSESLIPIAPMLLGPGSRQRNPDGSGVPTFFYPTGPPVPFVAFPMYNYPTEAGTSDTSMSQFSGEEGLDNSDSSQNFDSSEGLDLREVLSTNSVRSTVPIEPLEHKSDILNSDFASHWQNLLYGRFCQNSRYPAPLIYPSPVMVPPVYLHGRLPSDGPGRPLSNVNLFTQLMSYGPRFVPVAPLQSVSNRPAAVFPRYGDDIPRYRSGTGTYLPNPKLSARDRQSTGARRGNYNYDRSDHHGDREGNWNINSKSRAAGRSHSRTQAEKPNSRSDRLAASESRTDRPWGSHRRDSFPSHQSQNGPVRSNSAQNSPSNVTYGMYPLPTMNPSGVASNGPNIPPLVMLYPCDNNAGGYGSHAEQLEFGSLGPVGLSGVNEVSQLNDGSQLSGAFEIHGVSAQRSSPDQPSSPHLRRSVTQRNYLLKEEDFPPLAFPNQGGNDNERNYDEKPSHFQTRDAMIEEEFDYLIR; encoded by the exons ATGGGCGAACATGATGAGACAGGAAGTGGGCTATTGCCAAACGGCCTGCTGCCGAATGAAGCCGGGTCTGTGATGCGAGTGCTCGGTGATGGTGATTCGGACCGATGGTCGAAGGCTGAGGAGAGGACTGAACAGCTCATTGCTCGCATTCAGCCTAACCCGCCTTCTGAAGACCGTAGAAATGCTGTCGCCCATTACGTCCAACGCCTCATCCGTAAATGCTTCCCTTGTGAG GTGTTCACTTTTGGGTCGGTGCCCCTCAAGACTTATTTGCCTGATGGAGAcattgacttaacagccttcaGTAAGAACCAAAATATGAAGGAATCATGGGCTCATCAAGTCCGTGATATGCTGGAGAATGAGGAAAAGAATGAGAATGCTGAATTTCATGTTAAAGAGGTTCAGTACATCCAGGCAGAA GTGAAGATAATAAAATGTCTTGTGGAAAATATCGTGGTAGACATATCATTCAACCAGCTTGGAGGGTTGTGCACTCTTTGCTTCCTCGAGGAG gttgataatttgataaacCAAGATCATTTATTCAAGCGTAGCATTATATTGATCAAGGCTTGGTGTTATTATGAAAGCCGGATCTTGGGTGCTCACCATGGGCTTATCTCAACTTATGCCTTGGAAACCTTGGTTCTTTACATATTTCATGTCTTCAATAATTCCTTTGCTGGACCACTTGAG GTCCTCTACCGTTTTTTGGAGTTCTTTAGTAAGTTTGATTGGGACAATTTTTGTGTTAGCCTATGGGGTCCTGTACCCATTAGTTCACTTCCAGATGTAACAG CTGAATCTCCTCGAAAAGATGGTGGAGAGTTACTACTCAGCAAATCGTTTCTAGATGCTTGTAGCACAGCATATGCTGTTCTCCCTGGTGGTCAAGAAAATCAGGGGCAACCCTTTGTTTCCAAACATTTTAATGTTATTGATCCGTTGCGTATAAACAACAATCTTGGGCGTAGTGTCAGTAAAG GCAATTTCTTTAGGATACGCAGTGCTTTTGCATTCGGGGCTAAAAGACTGGCAAGATTACTTGATTGCCGTAAAGAAGACCTATTTTTTGAAGTAAATCAGTTCTTTTTGAACACTTGGGACAGACATGGTAGTGGCCATCGTCCTGATGCACCAAGGAATGACTTGTCGCACTTGAGATTGTCGGCCCCGGACCAGTTACATGTGTCCGAGAGTTTAAGGAGCAATTCAAGTAGCCAAAGGAATGATATTTTCTCTGGTCATGAAGCTCAAGTCGGTGGGACAAGGGGTTCAGGAAGTGTTTCCTCTCAACATGGCAATCATTCCCTGGAAAGTTCCTCTAGAACCAGTGATGTTTCTACAGTCTCTCGTACTCAAAGCCAAAAGGGTTATGGCAACCCAAACAACTCAAGGGTCTCTGATCAGATTAGGTGGGAAATCAGTTCCAATCAAGGTGCAATTGTGGATAAAGTTCAGAGAATTTCCAAACCTGATAACTTGGTCAATGATATACAGGGGAAGTTTCTCTTTGCAAGGACACGTTCTAGCCCTGAGCTTACTGATACATATGGTGAAGTTTCTTCTCAGGGAAGGCGTAACAGAGGCCTAGAAAGTGGGAAAAGCCAAACTTCTGCAAGGTTTGATAATAGCAGGAGGAAAAACCAGGAATCGGATATTTTCGCAAGCCATGGCATTAGAACTGAGGATCCTGCATCTGTTAGGCACATCTCGTCCCGTCAGAGTCTAGATGCTGCTGCTGATTCAAATTGTGGTTCCAATAGTTACCATGACGAGACAGGCTCGGGTGCCATGGGTGAGGAGTTTGCTTCTGTTGTGGGGGCACAAGGAATGCACCAGGAGGAGCAAGATCTTGTGAACATGATGGCATCTTCCGCAACTCATAATTTTAATGGACAGGTTCAGCTTCCATTGAATTTGGCATCAGGTCACTTTCCCATCCCATCTTCCGTTCTAGCATCAATGGAATGTGCTCAGAGAAATCTGAGTGGAATGGTTCCCACAAACTTCCCACAAACTTGGGGCATAAATATGCAATTTCCACAAGGATTTTCTTCTCCAATAGCTCACTATTTCCCTGGCATGGGATTGACCTCAAATCCTGAAGATTCAATTGAACctgttaatgaaaattttgggtCAGTGGAAATGAGCCTGGGGGAGTCTGACAATGATTTCTGGCATGAGCAGGACAGGGGCTCTACTGGTGGGTTTGAACTTGATAATGGAAATTTTGAAATGCTTCAGTCAGATGACAAGCTACAATCAACTTCAGCTAGTCATAATTTTGATCCTTCATTCCGCATTGTTGGTTCTAGCAGCTCTACAAGAAATCAACAGAAGATTACAAAAGAAAACCAAGGTTCAATGAGGGATGATCATGTGGATACTTTGCAGTATCAAGATAACAGAGGGAATGAGGTTTATCATGATGACAGAACTTCAAGTTTGAGATCCTTGCCTTCTGCAACCCCTAGTTCTGTGAAAAGTAAAACCTCTTCTGAGAGTTCTTTTGAAGGATCATCGGTAAAGGTCTCAAAATCGACCAGGGAAAAACGGGGTAGGAGAACTGCTGCTTCTGTACTACCATCTACCATCGTGGTGAAAGGTAAGAGCACGTCTGAACATTCCTCCACTCAGGGAGATGATGACAACAGGGACTGGAATCTACTGTCCACTATGGGTTCTGAACTGGCAGAAAGAAGCACAGGAGCTCAATCTGTTGCTGCTTTACATGTTACAAGGCATCAAGTACCTGGATTCGAATCAGCTCAAACAAGTGGATCAGAGTCGTTGATACCCATTGCTCCAATGCTTTTAGGTCCTGGTTCACGACAAAGAAATCCGGATGGTTCTGGTGTTCCTACCTTCTTTTATCCCACTGGGCCACCAGTTCCTTTTGTTGCATTTCCAATGTACAATTATCCAACTGAGGCAGGAACTTCTGATACATCGATGAGCCAATTCAGTGGGGAAGAGGGGTTGGATAACAGTGATTCTAGTCAAAATTTTGATTCATCTGAGGGACTTGATTTGCGTGAAGTTTTAAGTACTAATTCTGTGAGAAGCACTGTTCCCATTGAGCCATTGGAGCACAAGTCTGATATTCTTAACAGTGACTTTGCTAGCCATTGGCAAAATTTGCTATATGGGCGGTTTTGCCAAAATTCACGATATCCTGCACCTCTGATTTATCCTTCACCTGTTATGGTGCCTCCTGTCTATTTGCATGGCCGTTTACCGTCAGATGGCCCAGGAAGACCTCTTTCAAATGTGAATCTCTTCACGCAGCTTATGAGTTATGGGCCTCGTTTCGTTCCTGTTGCTCCTCTCCAATCTGTTTCAAATAGACCTGCTGCTGTTTTCCCACGTTATGGTGATGATATTCCCAGATATCGAAGTGGGACTGGGACCTACCTGCCCAATCCT AAGCTTTCTGCTCGGGACCGACAATCGACTGGTGCCAGACGAGGGAATTACAACTATGATAGAAGTGACCACCATGGTGATAGAGAAGGGAACTGGAACATTAATTCAAAGTCACGTGCTGCTGGGCGCAGCCACAGCCGTACCCAAGCTGAAAAGCCAAACTCAAGATCAGACCGGTTGGCGGCAAGTGAGAGCCGAACTGACAGGCCTTGGGGTTCACATAGACGAGACTCATTTCCTTCACACCAGTCTCAGAATGGTCCAGTCCGCTCAAACTCTGCGCAGAATAGTCCTTCCAATGTGACATATGGCATGTATCCACTACCAACCATGAACCCCAGTGGGGTGGCATCAAATGGACCTAATATTCCACCTCTTGTCATGCTGTATCCTTGTGATAATAATGCTGGTGGCTATGGATCACATGCCGAACAGCTTGAGTTTGGGTCTCTTGGACCTGTGGGCCTCTCAGGTGTGAATGAAGTTTCACAACTAAATGATGGAAGCCAACTGAGTGGGGCATTTgagattcatggtgtctcagcTCAACGGTCTTCACCAGATCAACCCTCATCACCTCACCTTCGGAG ATCGGTGACCCAGAGGAACTATCTGTTAAAAGAAGAGGATTTCCCGCCTCTTGCATTTCCAAACCAGGGAGGGAATGATAATGAGAGAAACTATGATGAGAAACCCTCCCATTTCCAAACCAGGGACGCAATGATTGAGGAAGAATTTGATTATTTGATTAGATGA
- the LOC126721291 gene encoding uncharacterized protein LOC126721291 isoform X3 — translation MGEHDETGSGLLPNGLLPNEAGSVMRVLGDGDSDRWSKAEERTEQLIARIQPNPPSEDRRNAVAHYVQRLIRKCFPCEVFTFGSVPLKTYLPDGDIDLTAFSKNQNMKESWAHQVRDMLENEEKNENAEFHVKEVQYIQAEVKIIKCLVENIVVDISFNQLGGLCTLCFLEEVDNLINQDHLFKRSIILIKAWCYYESRILGAHHGLISTYALETLVLYIFHVFNNSFAGPLEVLYRFLEFFSKFDWDNFCVSLWGPVPISSLPDVTAESPRKDGGELLLSKSFLDACSTAYAVLPGGQENQGQPFVSKHFNVIDPLRINNNLGRSVSKGNFFRIRSAFAFGAKRLARLLDCRKEDLFFEVNQFFLNTWDRHGSGHRPDAPRNDLSHLRLSAPDQLHVSESLRSNSSSQRNDIFSGHEAQVGGTRGSGSVSSQHGNHSLESSSRTSDVSTVSRTQSQKGYGNPNNSRVSDQIRWEISSNQGAIVDKVQRISKPDNLVNDIQGKFLFARTRSSPELTDTYGEVSSQGRRNRGLESGKSQTSARFDNSRRKNQESDIFASHGIRTEDPASVRHISSRQSLDAAADSNCGSNSYHDETGSGAMGEEFASVVGAQGMHQEEQDLVNMMASSATHNFNGQVQLPLNLASGHFPIPSSVLASMECAQRNLSGMVPTNFPQTWGINMQFPQGFSSPIAHYFPGMGLTSNPEDSIEPVNENFGSVEMSLGESDNDFWHEQDRGSTGGFELDNGNFEMLQSDDKLQSTSASHNFDPSFRIVGSSSSTRNQQKITKENQGSMRDDHVDTLQYQDNRGNEVYHDDRTSSLRSLPSATPSSVKSKTSSESSFEGSSVKVSKSTREKRGRRTAASVLPSTIVVKGKSTSEHSSTQGDDDNRDWNLLSTMGSELAERSTGAQSVAALHVTRHQVPGFESAQTSGSESLIPIAPMLLGPGSRQRNPDGSGVPTFFYPTGPPVPFVAFPMYNYPTEAGTSDTSMSQFSGEEGLDNSDSSQNFDSSEGLDLREVLSTNSVRSTVPIEPLEHKSDILNSDFASHWQNLLYGRFCQNSRYPAPLIYPSPVMVPPVYLHGRLPSDGPGRPLSNVNLFTQLMSYGPRFVPVAPLQSVSNRPAAVFPRYGDDIPRYRSGTGTYLPNPKLSARDRQSTGARRGNYNYDRSDHHGDREGNWNINSKSRAAGRSHSRTQAEKPNSRSDRLAASESRTDRPWGSHRRDSFPSHQSQNGPVRSNSAQNSPSNVTYGMYPLPTMNPSGVASNGPNIPPLVMLYPCDNNAGGYGSHAEQLEFGSLGPVGLSGVNEVSQLNDGSQLSGAFEIHGVSAQRSSPDQPSSPHLRR, via the exons ATGGGCGAACATGATGAGACAGGAAGTGGGCTATTGCCAAACGGCCTGCTGCCGAATGAAGCCGGGTCTGTGATGCGAGTGCTCGGTGATGGTGATTCGGACCGATGGTCGAAGGCTGAGGAGAGGACTGAACAGCTCATTGCTCGCATTCAGCCTAACCCGCCTTCTGAAGACCGTAGAAATGCTGTCGCCCATTACGTCCAACGCCTCATCCGTAAATGCTTCCCTTGTGAG GTGTTCACTTTTGGGTCGGTGCCCCTCAAGACTTATTTGCCTGATGGAGAcattgacttaacagccttcaGTAAGAACCAAAATATGAAGGAATCATGGGCTCATCAAGTCCGTGATATGCTGGAGAATGAGGAAAAGAATGAGAATGCTGAATTTCATGTTAAAGAGGTTCAGTACATCCAGGCAGAA GTGAAGATAATAAAATGTCTTGTGGAAAATATCGTGGTAGACATATCATTCAACCAGCTTGGAGGGTTGTGCACTCTTTGCTTCCTCGAGGAG gttgataatttgataaacCAAGATCATTTATTCAAGCGTAGCATTATATTGATCAAGGCTTGGTGTTATTATGAAAGCCGGATCTTGGGTGCTCACCATGGGCTTATCTCAACTTATGCCTTGGAAACCTTGGTTCTTTACATATTTCATGTCTTCAATAATTCCTTTGCTGGACCACTTGAG GTCCTCTACCGTTTTTTGGAGTTCTTTAGTAAGTTTGATTGGGACAATTTTTGTGTTAGCCTATGGGGTCCTGTACCCATTAGTTCACTTCCAGATGTAACAG CTGAATCTCCTCGAAAAGATGGTGGAGAGTTACTACTCAGCAAATCGTTTCTAGATGCTTGTAGCACAGCATATGCTGTTCTCCCTGGTGGTCAAGAAAATCAGGGGCAACCCTTTGTTTCCAAACATTTTAATGTTATTGATCCGTTGCGTATAAACAACAATCTTGGGCGTAGTGTCAGTAAAG GCAATTTCTTTAGGATACGCAGTGCTTTTGCATTCGGGGCTAAAAGACTGGCAAGATTACTTGATTGCCGTAAAGAAGACCTATTTTTTGAAGTAAATCAGTTCTTTTTGAACACTTGGGACAGACATGGTAGTGGCCATCGTCCTGATGCACCAAGGAATGACTTGTCGCACTTGAGATTGTCGGCCCCGGACCAGTTACATGTGTCCGAGAGTTTAAGGAGCAATTCAAGTAGCCAAAGGAATGATATTTTCTCTGGTCATGAAGCTCAAGTCGGTGGGACAAGGGGTTCAGGAAGTGTTTCCTCTCAACATGGCAATCATTCCCTGGAAAGTTCCTCTAGAACCAGTGATGTTTCTACAGTCTCTCGTACTCAAAGCCAAAAGGGTTATGGCAACCCAAACAACTCAAGGGTCTCTGATCAGATTAGGTGGGAAATCAGTTCCAATCAAGGTGCAATTGTGGATAAAGTTCAGAGAATTTCCAAACCTGATAACTTGGTCAATGATATACAGGGGAAGTTTCTCTTTGCAAGGACACGTTCTAGCCCTGAGCTTACTGATACATATGGTGAAGTTTCTTCTCAGGGAAGGCGTAACAGAGGCCTAGAAAGTGGGAAAAGCCAAACTTCTGCAAGGTTTGATAATAGCAGGAGGAAAAACCAGGAATCGGATATTTTCGCAAGCCATGGCATTAGAACTGAGGATCCTGCATCTGTTAGGCACATCTCGTCCCGTCAGAGTCTAGATGCTGCTGCTGATTCAAATTGTGGTTCCAATAGTTACCATGACGAGACAGGCTCGGGTGCCATGGGTGAGGAGTTTGCTTCTGTTGTGGGGGCACAAGGAATGCACCAGGAGGAGCAAGATCTTGTGAACATGATGGCATCTTCCGCAACTCATAATTTTAATGGACAGGTTCAGCTTCCATTGAATTTGGCATCAGGTCACTTTCCCATCCCATCTTCCGTTCTAGCATCAATGGAATGTGCTCAGAGAAATCTGAGTGGAATGGTTCCCACAAACTTCCCACAAACTTGGGGCATAAATATGCAATTTCCACAAGGATTTTCTTCTCCAATAGCTCACTATTTCCCTGGCATGGGATTGACCTCAAATCCTGAAGATTCAATTGAACctgttaatgaaaattttgggtCAGTGGAAATGAGCCTGGGGGAGTCTGACAATGATTTCTGGCATGAGCAGGACAGGGGCTCTACTGGTGGGTTTGAACTTGATAATGGAAATTTTGAAATGCTTCAGTCAGATGACAAGCTACAATCAACTTCAGCTAGTCATAATTTTGATCCTTCATTCCGCATTGTTGGTTCTAGCAGCTCTACAAGAAATCAACAGAAGATTACAAAAGAAAACCAAGGTTCAATGAGGGATGATCATGTGGATACTTTGCAGTATCAAGATAACAGAGGGAATGAGGTTTATCATGATGACAGAACTTCAAGTTTGAGATCCTTGCCTTCTGCAACCCCTAGTTCTGTGAAAAGTAAAACCTCTTCTGAGAGTTCTTTTGAAGGATCATCGGTAAAGGTCTCAAAATCGACCAGGGAAAAACGGGGTAGGAGAACTGCTGCTTCTGTACTACCATCTACCATCGTGGTGAAAGGTAAGAGCACGTCTGAACATTCCTCCACTCAGGGAGATGATGACAACAGGGACTGGAATCTACTGTCCACTATGGGTTCTGAACTGGCAGAAAGAAGCACAGGAGCTCAATCTGTTGCTGCTTTACATGTTACAAGGCATCAAGTACCTGGATTCGAATCAGCTCAAACAAGTGGATCAGAGTCGTTGATACCCATTGCTCCAATGCTTTTAGGTCCTGGTTCACGACAAAGAAATCCGGATGGTTCTGGTGTTCCTACCTTCTTTTATCCCACTGGGCCACCAGTTCCTTTTGTTGCATTTCCAATGTACAATTATCCAACTGAGGCAGGAACTTCTGATACATCGATGAGCCAATTCAGTGGGGAAGAGGGGTTGGATAACAGTGATTCTAGTCAAAATTTTGATTCATCTGAGGGACTTGATTTGCGTGAAGTTTTAAGTACTAATTCTGTGAGAAGCACTGTTCCCATTGAGCCATTGGAGCACAAGTCTGATATTCTTAACAGTGACTTTGCTAGCCATTGGCAAAATTTGCTATATGGGCGGTTTTGCCAAAATTCACGATATCCTGCACCTCTGATTTATCCTTCACCTGTTATGGTGCCTCCTGTCTATTTGCATGGCCGTTTACCGTCAGATGGCCCAGGAAGACCTCTTTCAAATGTGAATCTCTTCACGCAGCTTATGAGTTATGGGCCTCGTTTCGTTCCTGTTGCTCCTCTCCAATCTGTTTCAAATAGACCTGCTGCTGTTTTCCCACGTTATGGTGATGATATTCCCAGATATCGAAGTGGGACTGGGACCTACCTGCCCAATCCT AAGCTTTCTGCTCGGGACCGACAATCGACTGGTGCCAGACGAGGGAATTACAACTATGATAGAAGTGACCACCATGGTGATAGAGAAGGGAACTGGAACATTAATTCAAAGTCACGTGCTGCTGGGCGCAGCCACAGCCGTACCCAAGCTGAAAAGCCAAACTCAAGATCAGACCGGTTGGCGGCAAGTGAGAGCCGAACTGACAGGCCTTGGGGTTCACATAGACGAGACTCATTTCCTTCACACCAGTCTCAGAATGGTCCAGTCCGCTCAAACTCTGCGCAGAATAGTCCTTCCAATGTGACATATGGCATGTATCCACTACCAACCATGAACCCCAGTGGGGTGGCATCAAATGGACCTAATATTCCACCTCTTGTCATGCTGTATCCTTGTGATAATAATGCTGGTGGCTATGGATCACATGCCGAACAGCTTGAGTTTGGGTCTCTTGGACCTGTGGGCCTCTCAGGTGTGAATGAAGTTTCACAACTAAATGATGGAAGCCAACTGAGTGGGGCATTTgagattcatggtgtctcagcTCAACGGTCTTCACCAGATCAACCCTCATCACCTCACCTTCGGAGGTAG